atggcatttcttttcaagacgTTCATGTTTGTCGTAATTCTTCCTTCAGGAGCACTGGAGACGACGATGTCGTCATAAAGATCCTGTACTGCGGGATCTGTCACTCTGACCTGCACAGCATCAAGAACGACTGGAAGGACGCCACGTACCCGGTGATCCCCGGGCACGAGATCGCCGGCGAGGTCACCGAGGCCGGCAAGAACGTGACCAGGTTCAAGGCCGGCGACCGTGTGGGCGTGGGGTGCATGGTGAACTCGTGCCAGTCCTGCGAGAGCTGCGACAAGGGCTTCGAGAACCACTGCCCGGGCATGATCTTCACCTACAACCGGGTCGACCGCGACGGAACCCTCACCTACGGCGGCTACTCCAGCATGGTGGTGGTGCACGAGCGCTTCGTGGTCCGGTTCCCGGACGCCATGCCGCTGGACAAGGGCGCGCCCCTGCTGTGCGCCGGCATCACCGTGTACACCCCCATGAAGTACCACGGGCTGAACGCTCCCGGGATGCACCTCGGCGTGCTGGGCCTGGGCGGGCTCGGCCACGTCGCCGTCAAGTTCGGCAAGGCCTTCGGGATGAAGGTGACGGTGATCAGCTCATCGCCGGGGAAGAAGCAGGAGGCCCTCGAGAGGCTAGGCGCCGACGGCTTCGTTGTCAGCAAGAACGCCGACGAGATGAAGGTATGCCGATCAATGTGTCCGATCACCAAACAAGACCATAGATGGGTCTTTCTCCGGTGGTGCTTAATTGATATGTTGCGTTTGCAGGCTGCGATGAGCACCATGGATGGCATCATAAACACGGTGTCTGCAAACATCCCCATGGCCCCTCTCTTCGGGCTACTCAAGCCCAACGGCAAGATGGTCATGGTCGGCCTCCCAGAGAAGCCTATCGAGGTCCCTCCCTTTGCTCTGGTTGCCAGTAAGTCCTCCCATCTCACAAGCCACCTAGATATCCTCTCCGATCTCCCCATTGGAAGAAACCATGTGACCACAGGCATTTTGTGCCGAACTGATGCACGTTGTGCGTGTGGCTGATGAATGGACAGAGAACAAGACCCTGGCCGGGAGCTTCATCGGCGGCATGAGGGACACCCAGGAGATGCTGGACCTCGCGGCGAAGCATGGTGTGACGGCAGACATCGAGGTGATCGGCGCCGAGTACGTGAACACGGCCATGGAGCGCCTTGCCAAGGCTGACGTCAGGTATCGGTTCGTCATCGACATCGGCAACACCTTCGACAAGGCCGCCGCGGCCGCCAAGTGACCGGCTGACTGCCAGACATAACTCAGCAATGCTCACGGTCTACTTTGGCCTCTGGTTCTCTGCTATTGTCAGTACTATTAACAATGAAGAACGTAAAATTCTTGTCTGTGATGTATGCTGCGAAAACTGCGTTGGAGGATGGATTAACAAGTTCGCTTCTTGCCGGGGTAATGGAGCTCCTTCCTACTGTTTCCTATTGTCTAAGTGCCTCTTTGATTTGAAGTACTGTCAAAGGAATTGGAGGACTCCCCTGGaaattttcatccactccaacccccCGTGAAGAATCTTATGGTTTTCATGTGCACAATTAAGgcctcctttgattcataggatttgcaTAGGAATTTTACAGGATTGACACCCTCTAGAAGTTTTCCTTTACGTGCTGTTTGATTCACTGGATTGCATTCCTCGGGAACCAATCCTATAGGAACTTCTTAGTTCATTTTCACAGGAAAAGAAGCATGAGGTTGGACTTCATGAAAAAAAATCCTCTGTTTTGCTTCAGTTGACAGTACATCCTGTTCCTGTATGTTTCCTATTCCTACACTTCTCAAACCctgtgaatcaaaggagcccttaaaCGTCCAAACATTCATGTAGTATTTGAGATGACATCATGTTGTATTCATGTGTTTTAGAATTCCTGCAAATCATCAAAGAGGTAGTAAACTGTCCAGCTATCGAGTCATTTGTGTGCGCTGAACTCTAGCCACAATAATTACTCCATCCATTTTATCCATTCCACTTCGAAATATAGCACATTTTGTTTTGTTAACACAGGAGTTACACCAGAATTAACAAAATATTTGAAGTGGGGGAATTATGTTTTAACACCCCAGAGTTAACGAAGAAACGACACAAGTAGAGGTGCAGTTTTTGAAACAGAATCTCAATAACCTAGTGCTCTTCAAAAGAATATTAACTGCGCTCCTTTTGGAAAAATTTCTACCACAGCTGCTAACAGACTGACAAAACAGGGTAAACAGAAAATGAAATGTGGAAACTTACCATCGAACTGCTGATCTGTTCAACAGCTCCTCTTACCAAAGATCCGACGGCGCGGTTGGGAGAAGCCTGGAGAGAGGGTTTGTGAGAGTGAATATTGACGCCGCGTTCAGTTTAGTTGCGGAATCTGGCGCTGCAGGAGCTGTGACCAAGATATGACAAAGGTATGTTCGTTGCAGCGAGCTCCTGCAGGATTGCGCATGTGGCGGGTGCGACTGCTTGATTCTTGCAGGCCAAACCGGGTGCAGCAAGTTAACCGTCAACAGCGACTGCATGGACGTTGTGGAGTGGAGA
This portion of the Triticum dicoccoides isolate Atlit2015 ecotype Zavitan chromosome 7A, WEW_v2.0, whole genome shotgun sequence genome encodes:
- the LOC119328100 gene encoding probable cinnamyl alcohol dehydrogenase 5, with product MAPTAAEQSQQHTRKAVGLAARDVSGHLAPLAITRRSTGDDDVVIKILYCGICHSDLHSIKNDWKDATYPVIPGHEIAGEVTEAGKNVTRFKAGDRVGVGCMVNSCQSCESCDKGFENHCPGMIFTYNRVDRDGTLTYGGYSSMVVVHERFVVRFPDAMPLDKGAPLLCAGITVYTPMKYHGLNAPGMHLGVLGLGGLGHVAVKFGKAFGMKVTVISSSPGKKQEALERLGADGFVVSKNADEMKAAMSTMDGIINTVSANIPMAPLFGLLKPNGKMVMVGLPEKPIEVPPFALVAKNKTLAGSFIGGMRDTQEMLDLAAKHGVTADIEVIGAEYVNTAMERLAKADVRYRFVIDIGNTFDKAAAAAK